In one Asterias amurensis chromosome 9, ASM3211899v1 genomic region, the following are encoded:
- the LOC139942341 gene encoding homer protein homolog 2-like isoform X2: MGEQPIFTTRAHVFQIDPVTKKNWLPSSKQAVTVSFFYDSTRSSYRIISVDGSKAIINSTITLQMQFTKTSQKFGQWADNRANTVYGLGFAAEAELNKFIEQFESIKENMKATAADKKEGDPVTTNGTAPKTIISSPEPIPVIKHARESSGDKTTVGAVPLSTSNDAHVRYENDRLKIALAQSSNNAKKWELELQTLKNNNARLTTALQESTSNVEEWKKQLSAYKEENSKIKAKLQDATFEAQGAAPSSIPGGQDGRVKELEEKIQSLTLANKDRTKEVDELTKRLNQVTETEEEDKKLRQGLQESQEKQAALQKRVEELEEGLFKEQKGRKKDSHQAQELHLQLGNLVQQLAGLHQDMAQIL, translated from the exons ATGGG GGAGCAACCGATCTTTACCACCAGGGCTCATGTCTTCCAAATAGACCCAGTAACCAAGAAAAATTGGCTTCCCTCCAGCAAACAGGCAGTCACTGTCTCATTCTTCTATGACAGCACAAGAAGCTCCTATAGGATCATTAGTGTGGATGGATCCAAG GCTATCATCAACAGTACAATCACACTACAGATGCAGTTCACAAAGACGTCGCAGAAGTTTGGCCAGTGGGCTGACAATAGAGCCAATACAGTGTATGGACTTGGGTTTGCTGCCGAGGCTGAACTTAATAAG TTCATCGAGCAATTTGAAAGTATTAAAGAGAACATGAAAGCAACTGCTGCGGATAAGAAGGAAGGTGACCCGGTTACAACCAACGGCACCGCACCGAAAACCATCATCAGCTCTCCAGAGCCAATACCGGTCATCAAACATGCTAGG GAATCGTCTGGTGACAAGACTACAGTTGGTGCTGTTCCACTAAGCACCTCTAATGATGCTCACGTTCGATATGAAAATGACAGACTAAAGATTGCCCTCGCACAAAG TTCAAACAATGCCAAGAAGTGGGAGCTAGAACTACAGACTTTAAAGAACAACAATGCCAGGCTCACGACGGCTTTACAGGAGAGCACGTCCAATGTGGAAGAGTGGAAGAAACAACTATCGGCGTACAAGGAAGAGAACAGTAAAATAAAAGCAAAG TTACAAGACGCTACCTTCGAGGCTCAAGGTGCAGCGCCCTCTAGCATCCCTGGAGGACAGGACGGTAGAGTGAAGGAACTCGAAGAGAAGATTCAGTCACTCACTCTAGCGAACAAGGACCGTACAAAG GAGGTCGATGAATTGACAAAGAGACTCAACCAGGTTACAGAAACGGAGGAAGAAGACAAGAAACTAAGGCAGGGTTTACAG GAATCGCAAGAGAAGCAAGCCGCTCTTCAGAAACGGGTGGAAGAGCTGGAAGAAGGTTTATTCAAGGAGCAGAAAGGGAGGAAGAAAGACTCGCACCAAGCCCAAGAACTTCACCTACAACTTGGGAACCTGGTCCAACAGCTGGCCGGCCTTCACCAAGACATGGCGCAAATCTTGTAG
- the LOC139942341 gene encoding homer protein homolog 2-like isoform X1 produces MGTYMEQPIFTTRAHVFQIDPVTKKNWLPSSKQAVTVSFFYDSTRSSYRIISVDGSKAIINSTITLQMQFTKTSQKFGQWADNRANTVYGLGFAAEAELNKFIEQFESIKENMKATAADKKEGDPVTTNGTAPKTIISSPEPIPVIKHARESSGDKTTVGAVPLSTSNDAHVRYENDRLKIALAQSSNNAKKWELELQTLKNNNARLTTALQESTSNVEEWKKQLSAYKEENSKIKAKLQDATFEAQGAAPSSIPGGQDGRVKELEEKIQSLTLANKDRTKEVDELTKRLNQVTETEEEDKKLRQGLQESQEKQAALQKRVEELEEGLFKEQKGRKKDSHQAQELHLQLGNLVQQLAGLHQDMAQIL; encoded by the exons ATGGggacgtacat GGAGCAACCGATCTTTACCACCAGGGCTCATGTCTTCCAAATAGACCCAGTAACCAAGAAAAATTGGCTTCCCTCCAGCAAACAGGCAGTCACTGTCTCATTCTTCTATGACAGCACAAGAAGCTCCTATAGGATCATTAGTGTGGATGGATCCAAG GCTATCATCAACAGTACAATCACACTACAGATGCAGTTCACAAAGACGTCGCAGAAGTTTGGCCAGTGGGCTGACAATAGAGCCAATACAGTGTATGGACTTGGGTTTGCTGCCGAGGCTGAACTTAATAAG TTCATCGAGCAATTTGAAAGTATTAAAGAGAACATGAAAGCAACTGCTGCGGATAAGAAGGAAGGTGACCCGGTTACAACCAACGGCACCGCACCGAAAACCATCATCAGCTCTCCAGAGCCAATACCGGTCATCAAACATGCTAGG GAATCGTCTGGTGACAAGACTACAGTTGGTGCTGTTCCACTAAGCACCTCTAATGATGCTCACGTTCGATATGAAAATGACAGACTAAAGATTGCCCTCGCACAAAG TTCAAACAATGCCAAGAAGTGGGAGCTAGAACTACAGACTTTAAAGAACAACAATGCCAGGCTCACGACGGCTTTACAGGAGAGCACGTCCAATGTGGAAGAGTGGAAGAAACAACTATCGGCGTACAAGGAAGAGAACAGTAAAATAAAAGCAAAG TTACAAGACGCTACCTTCGAGGCTCAAGGTGCAGCGCCCTCTAGCATCCCTGGAGGACAGGACGGTAGAGTGAAGGAACTCGAAGAGAAGATTCAGTCACTCACTCTAGCGAACAAGGACCGTACAAAG GAGGTCGATGAATTGACAAAGAGACTCAACCAGGTTACAGAAACGGAGGAAGAAGACAAGAAACTAAGGCAGGGTTTACAG GAATCGCAAGAGAAGCAAGCCGCTCTTCAGAAACGGGTGGAAGAGCTGGAAGAAGGTTTATTCAAGGAGCAGAAAGGGAGGAAGAAAGACTCGCACCAAGCCCAAGAACTTCACCTACAACTTGGGAACCTGGTCCAACAGCTGGCCGGCCTTCACCAAGACATGGCGCAAATCTTGTAG